Genomic segment of Xanthobacter dioxanivorans:
TTGACTGTTCAAGAATTCGGTCTTCAAAAGAAAGCGGTTGGACAATCTCGGGAATGCCCCACCGCTTTTCCTACATATTTTCTTGCGCCGGCGAGCCTTTCGGGGGTCGGGCGGGGTCTTTATCCCGCCGCGCCATCGCATGGCCTATGGCGCATGGCGTGCATCGGCTGCTTCGGCTGTATCGATGATGCGGCGCGCACGACGCAGCATGGGCTCGTCCACCATCTCCCCCTCGAACAGGAACGCGCCCCGGCCGGCCGCCGCCAACAGCATTCTGCGGCTGCGCTCCACCTCGGACCGATGCGGGCGATAGGATTTGCGGATGACGGGCACCTGCGCGGGATGGATGGCGAACTTGCCTCGGAACCCAAGCAGCGCCCCCTCGCCGGCGTCCCGTTCCAAGACGGCGGGATCGTTCAGTTCGGATGTGACGGTGTCGAGCGCGATCTTTCCCGCCGCCGCCGCCGCGAAGATCAAACCGTTGCGGGCGTGCCCGAGCGGGGGGAGCAGATCACCGGCGGCGGTTCTGACCGTGCGCATCCCGAGATCGGCGGCAAGATCGTAGGGCCCCCAACTGATCGCCACCACGCGGGCATGGGCGGCGATGTCGTTCACCGCGAGAAACCCGCGGGCCGTCTCGACGGTGGCGATGAAGGCGCAGTCGGTGATGCCCGCGATCGCATCGAGTTCCTCCGGCCCCTCCGTCTTGGGCAAGAGGAGGAGTTGGGCCCCGGCGGCCTGCAGGGCCGCGGCGTCGGCTTGGCCTGCCGCCGATCCGGGATTGTTGATCCGGATGGCGAGGCGGTCCGGGCCGCGGGCGAGCAGATAGTCTGCGACGAGAACTCTCGCGCGCGCTTTCGCCGCTGCGGCCACGCCGTCCTCCAGATCGAGCACCGCGACATCGGCTGCCGCCAGGGCCTTGTCGAAACGTTCGGGTCGATCTCCGGGACAGAACAGGAGCGCGGGTCCGATGAGGGGAGGGGCGTCGGTCATCTGGGAGTCCTAGCGGAGGGCGAAGGCAGCCTTTTCCAGCTCTTCGCGGTGATCGGGATGGGAAATGGCGGTGAGAGCCAGGGCGCGTTCATGCATGGTGCGGTTTCGCAGATCTGCGGTGCCGAACTCGGTGACCACGAACTGGACGAGGCTTCGCGGCACGGTAACCGGACCTCGGCCGAGCATCGGAACGATACGGGATTTTCCCTTGTTGGTCATTGAGGTGATCGCGATGATCGTGCGATTTCCCTCGATCTGCGCGGCCGCGGCGAAATCCATGCTTCCACCGATCGCCCCAACCTGACGGCCATCGAGCCACTCGGAATTGACCTGCCCCAGCAGATCCACCTCGAGGGCGGAATTCACCGAGACGAACCGCTCGCGAGCGGCGAAGCTTTCCAGGCTGTGGGTTGCCAGCGCGTCAGCCATGCAGAGGTCGCGATTGGCGTTGCTCCAGGCATAGAGGTCGCGTGTGCCCAGCACCTCCCCGATAACGGCCTTCGGCCCGTCTTCCACGCAGCACCCGGCCTCGATCAGCTCGCGGGCGGGGTCGGTGACCTGGGAGAGGATGCGCAGATTGCGCCGGCCGAGATCAATGAGCCCCTTCAGCATGGCCCCCGGAATCGATCCGATGCCGAACTGAACCCAGCTTCCATCCGGGATCAGCTCCGCGGCCTGGCGCCCGATGAGGAAATCCGCTTCGCCCGGCTCTCGGTTGGGAAAGGGCAGGAGGTCGTGATCCCCGCGCACGAGGATGTCGATGCGCGATTGATGGATGAGGGAATCGCCGCAGGTGCGCGGCATGGCGCTGTTGACCTCGGCGATGACCAGCCGCGCACCGTCCACCATCGCGCGATGCTGGCCCACCGATATCCCAAGGCTGTGGTATCCATCCGCGTCGGCGTCGCTCACCTGCACGATGGCGGTATCGACGATGCCCGAA
This window contains:
- a CDS encoding HpcH/HpaI aldolase/citrate lyase family protein; translation: MTDAPPLIGPALLFCPGDRPERFDKALAAADVAVLDLEDGVAAAAKARARVLVADYLLARGPDRLAIRINNPGSAAGQADAAALQAAGAQLLLLPKTEGPEELDAIAGITDCAFIATVETARGFLAVNDIAAHARVVAISWGPYDLAADLGMRTVRTAAGDLLPPLGHARNGLIFAAAAAGKIALDTVTSELNDPAVLERDAGEGALLGFRGKFAIHPAQVPVIRKSYRPHRSEVERSRRMLLAAAGRGAFLFEGEMVDEPMLRRARRIIDTAEAADARHAP
- a CDS encoding acetyl-CoA hydrolase/transferase family protein — its product is MNKPDQFKRVDASGAGRWRSAADAVDLIESKSVVALGHLGAEPITLTKELWNHADRLRDVTLLSGMMVTGYGFLGIPDSPFRLKTWFMPGTLLSGSMRDVAAEYLPLNWTQTSRYLRSGIVDTAIVQVSDADADGYHSLGISVGQHRAMVDGARLVIAEVNSAMPRTCGDSLIHQSRIDILVRGDHDLLPFPNREPGEADFLIGRQAAELIPDGSWVQFGIGSIPGAMLKGLIDLGRRNLRILSQVTDPARELIEAGCCVEDGPKAVIGEVLGTRDLYAWSNANRDLCMADALATHSLESFAARERFVSVNSALEVDLLGQVNSEWLDGRQVGAIGGSMDFAAAAQIEGNRTIIAITSMTNKGKSRIVPMLGRGPVTVPRSLVQFVVTEFGTADLRNRTMHERALALTAISHPDHREELEKAAFALR